From Salminus brasiliensis chromosome 12, fSalBra1.hap2, whole genome shotgun sequence:
TCCATGTGTATCACCATGTTGAATGTTctataaaagttaaaaaaaaaggttgtacAGTTCACTAAACCAAATGAATGACTCCAGCTGAgcactaaaacaaaaaaacatctaaatgcAAGAAGAGAAACACCCCCTTCTCGTGATTTCCAACTTAGGAATCAAACTAGCACAATTCTATACattgtgtatatttatagtattagtagtaatggTGGACTGATTAGCTCCCAGAGCTTTAATCACACCAGCAGTCTTTCAATGGCCATCTGCACAGACTGTATCTGAGGCTTGAGCTGCGAGCCTTCCTTAATTGTGACCGAAGTGGCTATCACAGGCCGGGACACCCCGCACGCTCGGCCCAAGGCCTGCTTGGAGCGCACAAACACGTACGGGACGTTCTTGTCCTCGCACAGCAGAGGCAGATGAAGAATGATCTCCAGAGGCTCAGCATCTGCAGCCATCACTATGAACTCCGAGATTCCACGATTCAGAGTTTTGGtggctgaaagagagagagaagagaaaccAATTAACTGATGCCATAAGTGcaataattaaaaatgacatCTTTTAGTGTTGGAAATGTATTTCCACTAGGTTCAGCTTCTTGCCTTCATTGGCTCCCTTTCTCAGTTGTTTGTAGTTGGCCGCTTGCTGCACCAAGTCCAGGATAGTTTTGGTCAAGGTAGCGTCAGCAAGAGGATATGCCTTTGGGTTGACTTCTGGTTCGGCCTGGAAGATAAATAAAgtgacataaataaataaaagctttgGAGAGCATGAGAGTGATGCCTGCAAAGTACAAAGCACTGCCCCCCTGCCCACCCCTCTCcccagaatttttttttttatatattggcAATGTGAAATGTGTCCAGACAGGATTTCTAACTTGTGTGTTTAATACTTTATTTCTACTTTCATTTTGggatttttacagctttaaacacgtcTCTGTAAGTCCTGCTTTCTTGCTGCCACACCTGGTAGATGCAGGTAGCTACATGTAGACTTCTGGTGAAGCCTAGGACGATTTACCACAGCTTAAAACATACAAATCAGTTATAGAAGGAAAAAAATGTGGTAGCATTTCAGTTATTAATTTTAGATTTTAAACAACGATCTAATCAATCTAtcttacacacacagttacagccaATCGGACATGTTTGAACGTAGCGCATTTCGATGGTAGCTAACATtaactagcactagctaacCACCTGTCCCACAAACAAAAAGAGGATCAGCGAATCAgtcaaactaaactaaatcccGGACATATGACTCTTAAATTTACCCCCCAAAAAACTCGTAAAGTCGTGTGTTTGTAGTAGTGTGTCGTAAGTTTAGCGATCCTTCAACTAGCTAGGTGTTACCGGCAGCGGGGCAACGTGGGCTCCACATGCGGGAGAAAGTGACCCACCATTATTCCAGCAGAAGATCGGAAGATCAGGGATCGTGTGCACAAGCTGTCTGGTCGTCCTCTCGGCGTGTGCTTCACGGAGGACAGGTGATCTACTGCGATATACAGGCGGATAACAAGTTAAAAGAAAGTGTAAATCTTCTCTATCTGGCTAAACGTTGCAGCGACGAGCTCTGCGTGGTAACACTGAAGAGTTCCTCGGTGGTGTTTCCTCTGCCTGTAGCTACACCGGGGTTTAGTACGGCCGCTCCCTACCGGAGCTTCTTGGTATTGCAACCCTCCTTTCCCGTCTGCGTTCCCCTGATCTCCTAACCATGTGGATCCACATACCAGTCATTTCACTCATATATTTGTAGTGAAGCAATATTATACAGATCAGGCAATGAAGTTTCAGCCACGCATGTCATTTTCCCTTAAGGTTCACTAACGTTTGTCATAGAGAGCTCACTAGACAGATAGAGCCAGACGGTGTATATAACTGATATGTAAACTACCTTAGGCTTAAGATCTTCCATTGTGACCACTGCCCAGAAGTAGTACAAAATTTAGCCTCCACgtttaacccatccatggcagtaaacacatgcacatattGGAGAATAAGGACAGTGAGGGTGGGAGGCTCTCCActtcctgctggtccagggTATCAAACCAGCAACCTTGTGGTCCCAGGCCACCCTGTATTCCACTAAAATTCTCCTGAGAGAGTCAGTGTGAatgggctgaactgctgtaggcacTGAATTAGCCACTGTGGGCTCGTCATGTTGTCCAATTGTGCCCCTGATCTATCTGCTCTGCACGTGAGACAGCCTGATCTGGGTCTTCATCCACAATATGATTGTCCTGTATCAGCTGTCTGATCTTCATCTTGAGCAGCAGTGTGATATTACAGATGCACACAAGTAGGCAGGCACTGTGGGGGTCAGGAGGAACGtgcttagacacacacacacacacacacacaaatatatacacacacataaacccaGACAGTTTAACCAAGGCCTCACAGTGTGATGAATGCTTAAGGCTCTGCAAGACCCAGCGAGTGGCAGCACGTTTGACAGGAGGGTTCAGTGACGTTACGAAGGCTTTAGATATTATTCTAATCGACAGCAGATATAATATGGCATGCTATATTATGTATGCGcatactaaataatacatattcTGTACATACTACACACTACAATAATATGGTATGCTACTTTCTACAGATATATACTAAAGCAGTAGAACACGAGAGGGAGGGTGGTCTCGTGAAATAAGAGCTGGGCTATGGTGAAGCAGACAAGAAGGCCGAGGGTGAGCCTCGTATTTCTTCACAGCCGTGAGTGTTCTTTTGCTTTTATACAATAgtttgcaaaataaataaagtatgcAAGAagtaaaatttacatttaatatGTATTAAGGTTTGCATTTCCACCAAATGATGATCCCTTACAGAAACGAACTCCACTCACTGCACagccttctccagctccttacaCAGACCCACAAATTAAGCTCCGTTTCCCACTCacagtttttttcttctccttttgttgtttgttatcatgttttatttgctttaatccttttagttttgttttatgtCATTCAAATTTTCCTTTGCATTACCTCTCGGATTAACCGTGTTCAACGGAGGGACACAGTATTTATGAAAAAAAGTGCTGTTAAGGCGAAATAGCAGCAAAGTTAGAacgcttctcaaccaatcagctgGCATTGCTGGATCTAACTGTTGCATAATGTGTAATACTGCATACTACATAATACATGCTACTTTTTATGGAGGCATACTACATAAAATGCATACTACGCTCTATGGAGGCATACTACTCACTACCTAATATAGCATACTAACTTCTATAGACGCATACTACTTCACGATACACACTATTTTATTCATACTACATATactaaatatgtatatgtaatatataatagtataatatatgtaataaataatagtcaCAATAATTACTTGTCGACTTATCGTACAATATCTGGATGTGAGCGCAACAATATCTGCTGACCTTGATAATGCCCATTGTGTTTCCTCAGCGAGCCATTATGTgaactttgtttaaaaacatttattttttattattattttattttgttttatttttatatccAATTTCTCATGTCTCAATATTCTGAATGATCAGAAGTCCattgctgtttaaaaaaaatccataattgtaatattaagctattttaccatcattatGACTTTCAAATTGcaataaaatcaaatcaaatcaaatcaaattttatttgtcacatacatagtcatacacagtataacttgcagtgaaatgcttttttgacagtctgcccacatcaagctatacaataaaaatctacatttaaacttaactaaaccttaacttaatgaagtaaagtgcaaaagtgcaaaagaaaaatagaataaaaatgaagaaaataaaaatagaataagttacatttaagttaaagaataaaatataaaaatatgaaaatatagaaataagcaaaaaaaaaaaacaaaatacaaatatacaaatatatatacagagatgaaatagtgcgtgtctgtgtgtgtgtatatatatatatatatatatatatatatatatatatatacacacatacacacatatacatatgtaaatCATGTATTGCTAATATTTACTTGACTATATATCATCCAAAAATGACAATGGCATACTAAATAATCATATTACACAGTAAATCGCATAAATAGCTACAGCCTTTAGAATAAAGACCCTGACTGTGCTAACGCTTACTCATGACGTCATCGCGGAACTGAGGAAGCTGCGGCTCCACACGGTCAGCTCGCCCGTCCATGTCCGCCTTTGCCCGGTGGCTGAAGAAAGAAGGGACCGGAGTCATGAGAGGAATCCAGACTCTTAATCAGCTCTCAGTACGCTGCAGCTCATCCTCATCATGCTTACCCTGTAACAGCACGTCCTCCATATGGGAACTAACAGCTCTGCCAGCGTTTTGTTATTCCGTTAGCTCCTGGCTAAGAGGCTAGTCTGCCTCTACTAGACCGAAATAACAGCTCGCCGGCTAGCAGCTAAACTAGCTAGCCTTCGGCTAACTGGACTAGCTACTTTTTACATTAACAACAGCAGACGGGAGTAGTCTGGAAAAGATTAATGGACACCATAAAGAGACTCAATTAGCTGAGATGGGGGTTGTGGTTTACATTTAGCGCGAAGTGTAGCGAAATGTCAGTTTCCAGTGGCTGAAGGTCATTGTGCTGCTGCTTGGGGAATGGCACATAGCTACGTTAGCCAGCTAGGTAGCCTTAGCTAGCAGGCTAGTCTTAGAAGATACGGTCACACACTAAACTCGTTTTTTTCCATCGACTGTTAGCTACAGTTTTAAGAAAATGCACACCGAAGTTAACACAGAGCTTAATGTCAGGTGTTGTCAGCTGTGTCAGCTaagctagctaagctagctagtgctaactgTCTGTGAAAGGGTTTTCAGGTTACACACTGTTTAACTCGAGGCATGACTACAACAGTCCTCCCAGTCTTGGCAGTAggtaaaatatctttaaaatatatatgagaATCAGTTGCTACCTTAGGGGCTTTGCCCTAAACCTCTGTGGAGAGTTTGTGAATCAATACCCCTCTAATATAGTCTATTAGCTAGGTTATTGTTGGGAGTAATCCCAGCCAAGTTTACCAGTGGACACGCTTACTGTAACCTGTAAGATGACCTACTGGTAGCACCAACATACCTGTGCAGCATAAGCAGTGAAAGTAGTGTTTCCCTGCAAAGTGTCTTCCATAGGAGCTAGTTTGTTGACGTGTGCAATGCTTTGTACTTTGCTGGCGAATTGCTCATGCTTTTCAAACTTAGATTTAAAGGATTCACGCTAGgactgggcaatatgaccatattttattgtatcgtgatcaATCTTGTTGTCGTGGGTATGCAATAGGCTTTTTGAGTATATTGTGGCTGTCGTCAGTCATCAGtactgattaactgcacatttcactacaaaaaaaaaaggttatcaGTCCTATTTAACTGAATGGAGTGCAGtgtattttgagtaaaaaaaatCATGGTAGTCAGTATAGGAGAGTGTTTAGAGAGCAGGTCTTTTAAAATGCTTTATGTAGTTGGTGAATTTTGTctgcatgacaaaatattgcaacCAAACCAAAATGTCTTTGTTTATGgtgatataatttttttatttggttttaattTGGTTCTTCTGAGCGATGTCTTGTGTGTCATTGTTCTCCACAGAGGCGATGCTATGCTGCCACAAGGATCGTCCCTCTAACAGAGCCACTGGGTTCTCCCAAGTCATCTAAAGCCATTGCATGTCCTCCGCAAGATGTTCAGGTACAGGTGTTCTCACCAGTTGCAAAAAATTCAGTTCACAGTGTTACATAAAACAGATGAAGTTAAGTCATTTAAATATGACTAAGCTTATTATACTTTGAAGGTACAGGGAGAATATGTCATGCAGTGTATCATTCATAATCAGACAGAAtaatcagacaaaaaaagatcaGTTCAGTGTTTCATGGAAAATAaagttataaaatatataaaaagttttatattgttgctgtcctcaaatcttcaaaatggcaactttacaggaggtgaaaccttcttaactttcagtggaagtctaTCTATAAGgagtttttttacagtgtaaaggacaactgccagattcagatgaTGTCAAAAATTTATACAAGGTCTTTGCATGACAGCTATGACA
This genomic window contains:
- the snu13a gene encoding SNU13 homolog, small nuclear ribonucleoprotein a (U4/U6.U5), giving the protein MAEPEVNPKAYPLADATLTKTILDLVQQAANYKQLRKGANEATKTLNRGISEFIVMAADAEPLEIILHLPLLCEDKNVPYVFVRSKQALGRACGVSRPVIATSVTIKEGSQLKPQIQSVQMAIERLLV